In a genomic window of Oncorhynchus keta strain PuntledgeMale-10-30-2019 chromosome 28, Oket_V2, whole genome shotgun sequence:
- the LOC118361124 gene encoding forkhead-associated domain-containing protein 1-like, translating to MATAPGEYAKQGSKSRGYRHKEVIQHQREALSEMRARIGALEQTWPLKRFTQQGAPKKQAGSETSKLSTPRSAVSAWPLHGALGEETLERTARLDLSDALDLSERTYLDLARALCEALELSEGQLQGCVSLQHLPQEERASLASLRHADLELLRSCMALQHSQAQRSETLLQQQHREMTTLRESQAAGQQLQSRLDMLRTELETESQESSLLREALRHTQSRLEHEIDLNTRGVKSRKAVSVEKVQRRSGKTASHSCVRTEAGDTATAKTSSLLERLKAREYEVETLKRQLGKKEFGKMASKLELAIVQQQPQQAPPLTEPS from the exons ATGGCCACTGCTCCTGGGGAGTATGCCAAGCAGGGGTCAAAGTCCAGAGGTTATCGACACAAGGAGGTGATTCAGCATCAGAGGGAGGCTCTGTCAGAGATGAGGGCCAGGATCGGAGCCTTGGAGCAAACATGGCCCCTGA AGCGCTTCACCCAGCAGGGGGCACCTAAGAAACAAGCAGGGAGTGAGACGAGCAAACTCAGCACACCGAGGTCTGCAGTG AGTGCCTGGCCACTCCATGGAGCATTGGGGGAGGAGACCCTGGAGCGCACAGCCAGACTGGACCTATCAGATGCCCTGGACCTCAGCGAGAGGACA tacctGGATCTGGCACGGGCGCTGTGCGAGGCTCTGGAGTTGAGCGAGGGCCAGCTGCAGGGGTGTGTGTCCCTGCAGCACCTGCCCCAGGAGGAGAGGGCCAGTCTGGCTTCTTTGCGTCACGCAGACCTGGAGCTGCTCCGGAGCTGCATGGCCCTACAGCACAGCCAGGCCCAGCGAAGTGAAACCCTACTGCAGCAGCAGCATAGAGAAATGACTACTCTCAG GGAGAGCCAGGCGGCGGGCCAGCAACTCCAGTCCAGGCTGGATATGCTGAGGACCGAGCTGGAGACGGAGAGCCAAGAGAGCTCCCTGCTCCGCGAGGCCTTGCGCCACACCCAGAGTCGTCTGGAACATGAGATAGACCTAAACACCAGGGGCGTAAAGAGCCGTAAG GCAGTGAGTGTGGAGAAAGTCcagaggaggagtgggaagaCAGCCTCTCACAGCTGTGTCCGTACTGAGGCCGGCGACACG GCGACAGCGAAGACATCCAGCCTGCTGGAGAGGCTGAAGGCGAGGGAGTACGAGGTGGAGACCCTGAAGAGGCAGCTGGGGAAGAAGGAGTTTGGCAAGATGGCCTCCAAGCTGGAGCTGGCCATTGTACAGCAGCAGCCTCAACAGGCCCCACCACTGACAGAGCCCTCCTAA